Proteins from a genomic interval of Paenibacillus sp. FSL H8-0048:
- a CDS encoding AraC family transcriptional regulator: MRKWNSAFAALAASYISVVLVIVLLLCSAFYLYFSNHYKEELQGRNRLILDNTARTLEASVLQRVQQIYLEVSLNQRAALRMLPDASLPANLSKVSSLQDSLNLQVSNHSDLIQAVHLYAPRQHLLLSSLYGLKFRADQQAGAAYWMDWVNGMNLNSRNSLWTEARFVPDDIVSSIPGGSGSQLITYVHSYPFQSPGAASELLIAIDLKESALRAILQNMMPARYQSSFIATPSGGIVAGSNPDAAAQADTYAASISNALASPETSGNMSQDIGGSTYVISYQDLPTTGWKLFSAAPANLFYEKWLVVQRVILSLCLLALLVGIGLSGILAKLNYSPLKRLLRTIKDLYGPGPELPGVRGPALNEFGIIDSAFNRLNDKVTTLEGTLEASSPHIRQNMILNLLQDSPAQGSVTADPQFLGLSPEHRYYCCLLLNTRGAYARMSLSGLQAAMSGMTGELEAIRLHGIRILAEELPDKQTVVIISAREASGTLLEQLSDRITAAAEQQFQLNIQLSQGCWVDAISLLHTSYAEAQTLMKYAYFLPESRVLKDRELLKKEQSLDEIPQPVLMRFKDKLQTRQLDETLAALEQLIAVMREGSYPADYCHFVLANTVFMYSDYLKSIRYTPSAHGPLDLYNEYIALPDIRHLQEWFAASIGSFIMETQKRNSDRALWAIEAAKAYIGEHLSGDLSLDAVSAKVFISPKYLSKLFKEELGVTYTDYITGIRMEEARRLIENNNMSIEQIAGTVGYGTTPYFIKRFKEIYGCTPGNYLRTVNTLPPQAEISMG; this comes from the coding sequence TTGCGAAAATGGAACTCTGCCTTTGCCGCCCTAGCGGCTTCATACATCTCTGTTGTGTTAGTCATTGTCCTCTTACTCTGTTCTGCCTTCTATCTCTATTTCTCGAACCATTATAAGGAAGAGCTTCAGGGACGCAACCGGCTCATCCTTGACAATACCGCCCGTACCCTGGAAGCTTCCGTGCTTCAGCGGGTCCAGCAGATCTATCTGGAAGTCTCTCTGAACCAGCGGGCGGCGCTCCGTATGCTGCCAGATGCTTCACTTCCAGCGAATCTCAGCAAGGTGAGCAGTCTCCAGGATTCGCTGAACCTGCAGGTATCCAATCATTCGGACCTGATTCAAGCCGTTCATCTGTATGCTCCCAGGCAGCATCTCCTGCTGTCCTCGCTGTATGGGCTGAAATTCCGCGCGGACCAGCAGGCAGGGGCCGCCTACTGGATGGACTGGGTGAACGGCATGAACCTTAATTCCCGTAACAGCCTTTGGACAGAGGCCCGGTTCGTGCCGGACGATATCGTCTCCAGCATCCCCGGCGGCAGCGGCAGCCAGCTGATCACCTATGTGCACAGCTATCCGTTCCAGTCCCCCGGGGCAGCCAGTGAGCTGCTGATTGCCATTGATCTGAAGGAGAGCGCGCTGCGCGCCATTCTGCAGAATATGATGCCTGCCCGCTATCAGAGCAGCTTCATTGCTACGCCCTCCGGCGGAATCGTGGCCGGCTCGAATCCAGATGCTGCCGCACAGGCCGACACCTATGCGGCCAGTATCTCGAATGCGCTAGCCTCTCCTGAGACCTCCGGGAACATGAGCCAGGACATCGGGGGCAGCACCTACGTCATTTCCTATCAGGACCTGCCGACCACCGGGTGGAAGCTCTTCAGTGCGGCTCCGGCGAACCTGTTCTATGAGAAATGGCTCGTTGTCCAGAGGGTCATCCTCTCCCTGTGTCTGCTTGCTCTATTGGTAGGAATCGGTCTGTCCGGCATTCTGGCCAAATTGAATTACAGTCCGCTTAAGCGGCTGCTTCGGACGATTAAGGACCTCTACGGCCCTGGGCCTGAGTTGCCAGGGGTGCGGGGACCCGCCCTTAACGAATTCGGAATTATTGACTCCGCCTTCAACCGCCTGAACGACAAAGTCACCACACTGGAGGGGACGCTTGAGGCCAGCAGTCCGCATATCCGGCAGAACATGATCCTGAATCTCCTTCAGGACAGCCCTGCCCAAGGCAGTGTAACCGCAGATCCGCAATTCCTGGGACTCTCTCCCGAGCACCGTTATTACTGCTGCCTGCTCCTCAACACCCGTGGAGCCTATGCCCGCATGAGTCTTAGCGGCTTGCAGGCAGCCATGAGCGGGATGACCGGAGAGCTTGAAGCGATCCGGCTTCACGGAATCCGTATTCTGGCTGAGGAGCTGCCGGACAAGCAGACGGTTGTCATTATCAGCGCGCGCGAAGCCTCCGGGACGCTGCTCGAACAGCTCTCGGACCGGATTACAGCAGCGGCGGAGCAGCAGTTCCAGCTGAATATTCAGCTCTCGCAGGGCTGCTGGGTGGATGCCATCAGCCTTCTCCACACGAGCTACGCTGAAGCGCAGACCTTGATGAAGTATGCTTATTTTCTGCCGGAGAGCAGGGTCTTGAAGGACCGGGAGCTGCTGAAGAAGGAGCAGAGTCTGGACGAAATTCCGCAGCCTGTACTAATGAGATTCAAGGATAAGCTGCAGACCCGGCAGCTGGATGAGACTCTGGCCGCGCTGGAGCAGCTGATAGCCGTCATGCGGGAAGGCAGCTACCCGGCGGATTATTGCCACTTCGTTCTGGCGAACACCGTATTTATGTACTCAGATTATCTGAAAAGCATCCGCTACACCCCTTCCGCGCACGGGCCTTTGGATCTGTATAACGAATATATTGCCCTGCCGGATATCCGGCATTTGCAGGAGTGGTTCGCCGCCTCCATCGGTAGCTTCATTATGGAGACACAGAAACGGAACAGTGACCGCGCACTCTGGGCCATTGAAGCGGCTAAGGCCTATATCGGGGAGCATCTGTCCGGGGATTTATCGCTGGATGCTGTATCCGCCAAGGTGTTCATCAGTCCTAAGTATCTAAGCAAGCTGTTCAAGGAAGAGCTGGGGGTCACCTACACCGACTATATTACCGGCATACGGATGGAAGAGGCCCGGCGGCTGATTGAGAACAACAACATGTCGATCGAACAAATCGCCGGCACGGTCGGTTATGGAACGACTCCATACTTCATCAAGCGCTTCAAGGAGATCTACGGCTGTACGCCGGGGAATTATCTGCGAACCGTGAATACACTGCCGCCGCAGGCGGAGATTAGCATGGGATAA
- a CDS encoding S-layer homology domain-containing protein translates to MNLKSKRKLLSVTAGLVLLTNSIAVHPAEAATDHSLTGLPAAPAWGHFVDTYKNNTPVNMAVYSNPSIGVLSGFLDLWTPGATWDTGKMKNPDVLNYNIQYVADLAKTRTPAEEEAAYYDDRRNQTYGAADGLGPLSEVYRSMSGTFTTINSIPDDATTVKYNDGNDSNKAGDSSSSLGKMVDLIGIIRGNYASTSQAKNFYSYKRPFRWKDTSVIVPTLVPARSSTPATDGGFPSGHTNASYLAALALAYSVPERFQELMARASEMGNNRVVAGMHSPLDVMGGRVTAMAFAAGALNDPDNAALKQAAYTQAHEVLLTQTGTAEDRFTDYAKNKAQYTQRLTYGFPQIYSTTEPAVAPKGAEVLLETRLPYMSADQRRAVLVTTALPSGYPLLNDPEGWGRLNLFAAADGYGAFAEPVTVAMDAAKGGFHAADRWRNDITGTGGLTKEGTGTLKLAGRNTYSGGTEVNAGVLEGESATAFGKGNVTNTGGSVVDNVYGKILIEGSFTQASEGTLVLDLTGADDILEVTGEVKADGKLKVNFANSYVPGNSLIPLITHGVSQRSGQFTSVEVEGLPSKYNTHVMYLSDQIALSITDTASGGTGGGNPGGTPGTPAGNTGTVPGTNGTTPGNGSTTPAEPEKQPQNGVNPFQSGVVSREAVYKTVTEAIAATKNQSISFKDTAGHWSSSTIATAVKLQIISGYVDGSFRPDAPVTRAEFSAMIARSFGLGTTSAAPKFGDTASNWAAGYIGALADKGIVTGYSDGSFKPGATITRAEMVTIIGRVLDLGVLQTGTPASFKDVSSSYWAADAIRQAASANLVKGISASAFAPKNQATRAEAVAVIIRALESDSSVKALIAGL, encoded by the coding sequence TTGAACTTGAAGTCGAAAAGAAAGCTGTTGTCTGTTACGGCAGGTCTGGTACTCCTCACGAATTCTATCGCGGTACATCCTGCAGAGGCGGCCACGGATCATTCATTAACCGGGCTGCCGGCTGCTCCGGCATGGGGACATTTCGTAGATACTTATAAGAATAACACACCTGTGAATATGGCGGTGTATTCCAACCCCTCGATCGGTGTTCTCTCCGGCTTCCTGGATCTCTGGACACCGGGCGCCACCTGGGATACCGGGAAGATGAAGAATCCCGATGTGCTTAATTACAACATTCAATATGTAGCGGATCTGGCAAAGACCCGTACTCCGGCAGAGGAGGAGGCAGCGTATTACGATGACCGGCGGAACCAGACCTATGGTGCGGCTGACGGCCTTGGACCGTTGTCTGAGGTGTACCGTTCGATGTCAGGAACCTTCACGACCATTAACAGCATTCCAGATGATGCGACTACCGTGAAATACAATGATGGTAATGACAGTAATAAGGCCGGAGATTCCAGTTCAAGCTTGGGTAAAATGGTAGACCTGATCGGAATCATCCGCGGCAATTACGCTTCAACGAGCCAGGCCAAGAATTTCTACAGCTACAAGCGTCCGTTCCGCTGGAAGGATACCTCTGTGATTGTGCCGACCCTGGTGCCGGCGAGAAGCAGTACGCCTGCCACAGACGGCGGCTTCCCAAGCGGACATACCAACGCTTCCTATCTGGCAGCCCTGGCTCTGGCGTACTCCGTACCTGAGCGCTTCCAGGAGCTGATGGCCCGGGCCTCGGAGATGGGCAACAACCGGGTTGTCGCCGGGATGCACTCACCGCTGGACGTTATGGGCGGTCGGGTAACAGCCATGGCCTTCGCAGCGGGAGCGCTGAATGACCCGGATAATGCGGCATTGAAGCAGGCGGCTTACACGCAGGCCCATGAAGTGCTGCTCACACAGACAGGTACCGCAGAAGACCGGTTCACGGATTATGCGAAGAATAAGGCCCAGTATACCCAGCGGCTGACCTACGGCTTCCCGCAGATTTACTCCACGACTGAGCCTGCTGTTGCTCCTAAGGGAGCAGAGGTGTTGCTGGAGACCCGCCTGCCTTACATGAGTGCGGATCAGCGTAGAGCAGTTCTCGTAACAACGGCACTCCCCTCCGGTTATCCACTGCTTAATGATCCCGAAGGCTGGGGACGATTGAACCTGTTCGCCGCTGCTGACGGGTACGGTGCATTTGCTGAGCCCGTAACGGTAGCGATGGACGCTGCGAAGGGCGGCTTCCACGCCGCAGACCGCTGGCGCAATGATATCACCGGGACGGGCGGACTGACCAAGGAGGGGACTGGCACGCTTAAGCTGGCCGGCAGGAATACGTATTCCGGTGGCACAGAGGTGAACGCAGGTGTCCTGGAGGGAGAGTCGGCAACGGCCTTCGGTAAAGGAAATGTGACGAATACCGGCGGTTCTGTAGTTGATAACGTCTACGGTAAAATACTGATCGAAGGAAGCTTCACTCAGGCCTCCGAGGGTACGCTTGTACTGGACCTTACTGGAGCAGACGATATCCTTGAGGTTACGGGTGAGGTGAAGGCTGACGGGAAGCTGAAGGTGAACTTCGCGAACAGCTATGTTCCAGGCAACAGCCTGATTCCGCTCATTACGCATGGTGTCAGCCAGCGCAGCGGGCAGTTTACCTCCGTGGAGGTTGAAGGATTGCCAAGCAAATATAACACCCACGTCATGTACCTGAGCGATCAGATTGCGCTTAGTATCACAGATACGGCAAGCGGCGGAACGGGCGGCGGCAATCCGGGCGGAACGCCGGGGACTCCGGCTGGAAATACCGGAACGGTACCAGGGACCAACGGCACCACACCTGGGAATGGCAGCACTACTCCTGCTGAACCGGAGAAACAGCCACAGAACGGCGTTAATCCGTTCCAATCCGGAGTGGTCAGCAGAGAAGCTGTATACAAGACCGTAACTGAAGCCATTGCAGCCACGAAGAATCAGAGCATCAGCTTCAAGGATACCGCAGGACACTGGAGCAGCAGCACCATCGCTACAGCCGTGAAGCTGCAGATCATCAGCGGCTATGTGGACGGCTCCTTCCGTCCGGATGCACCGGTGACCCGAGCTGAATTCTCAGCGATGATCGCCCGCTCCTTCGGGCTGGGCACCACTTCTGCTGCCCCTAAATTTGGTGATACAGCGTCCAACTGGGCGGCAGGCTATATCGGTGCTTTGGCCGATAAAGGCATCGTAACCGGCTACTCAGACGGCAGCTTCAAGCCGGGAGCGACCATTACCCGCGCTGAGATGGTTACAATCATCGGCCGTGTGCTTGATCTCGGCGTGCTCCAGACGGGCACTCCGGCAAGCTTCAAGGATGTCAGCAGCAGCTACTGGGCAGCTGACGCCATCCGCCAGGCGGCTTCGGCTAATCTGGTGAAGGGCATCTCTGCCTCAGCATTCGCGCCAAAGAATCAGGCTACCCGCGCTGAAGCGGTGGCCGTGATTATCCGGGCGCTGGAGAGCGACAGCTCCGTTAAAGCTCTGATTGCAGGGTTGTAA